The Planctomycetota bacterium genome includes a region encoding these proteins:
- a CDS encoding 4-alpha-glucanotransferase: KGCNWCVYTGTHDNATCIGWWQQLSDQQRHQVEQLLGPVTAPGWQLLELALASQADWAVVPLQDLLQLGDEARFNTPGTSEGNWQWRLSGGLEAVRGPLKGFGELAQRHQR; encoded by the coding sequence ACAAGGGCTGCAACTGGTGCGTGTACACCGGCACCCACGACAACGCCACCTGCATCGGCTGGTGGCAGCAGCTCAGCGACCAGCAGCGGCACCAGGTGGAGCAGTTGCTCGGGCCGGTGACGGCTCCCGGCTGGCAACTGCTGGAGTTGGCCTTGGCCAGCCAGGCCGATTGGGCTGTGGTGCCGCTGCAGGATCTGCTGCAACTGGGCGATGAAGCCCGGTTCAACACCCCGGGCACCAGCGAGGGCAACTGGCAGTGGCGGCTGAGTGGTGGGCTGGAGGCGGTTCGCGGCCCGCTCAAGGGATTTGGGGAGCTGGCGCAGCG